Proteins from a single region of Chloroherpeton thalassium ATCC 35110:
- the sdhD gene encoding succinate dehydrogenase, hydrophobic membrane anchor protein, producing the protein MEKRAAKQSGAFGWFFQRISGMLLLATLIGHFWVQHMPTDALSNPEEYRAIRQAYMEKYPEYKAAVEHGKISEARAGEHLITYEKVTTRLSNPIWKIFDLLFLIFGLYHGMNGLLNIIDDYVRHTGLRLTLVSFCWVLAALLLVQGGLTVITAGVYQPPLGLENILSGLALK; encoded by the coding sequence ATGGAAAAAAGAGCGGCAAAACAAAGCGGCGCATTCGGGTGGTTTTTTCAGCGCATTTCCGGCATGTTGCTTTTAGCAACTTTAATCGGTCACTTTTGGGTGCAACACATGCCAACAGACGCGCTTTCGAATCCTGAAGAATATCGCGCTATTCGCCAAGCTTACATGGAAAAATATCCAGAATACAAAGCGGCTGTCGAACACGGAAAAATTTCCGAAGCTCGCGCCGGCGAACATCTCATTACCTACGAAAAAGTGACCACACGGCTTTCCAATCCCATTTGGAAAATCTTTGATCTGTTGTTTCTCATCTTTGGATTGTATCACGGCATGAACGGCCTTTTGAACATCATCGATGATTATGTTCGACACACGGGATTGCGCCTTACGCTCGTTTCTTTTTGTTGGGTGTTGGCGGCGCTGCTGCTCGTGCAAGGCGGACTAACCGTAATCACAGCCGGGGTTTATCAGCCACCACTTGGCCTTGAAAATATTCTCAGCGGGCTGGCTTTAAAATAA
- the sdhC gene encoding succinate dehydrogenase, cytochrome b556 subunit — protein sequence MAEKEQEPRLAAKLKYKPSFPNALKSIFSYNWHGGMWAWLLHRASGIGLVVYLIIHINGLRSMYDPVKFDMAMSAYRSPLFKIGELVILALVAYHSINGFRIVMIDFLGWTPQQKRMFFATVALSIVIIALGGYPIVAPYFINTLGN from the coding sequence ATGGCGGAAAAAGAGCAGGAACCCCGGCTCGCGGCAAAGCTGAAATACAAACCTTCCTTCCCCAATGCACTGAAATCCATTTTTAGCTACAACTGGCATGGCGGCATGTGGGCGTGGCTATTGCATCGGGCGTCGGGCATCGGGCTGGTCGTGTATCTCATTATTCACATCAACGGGCTACGTTCAATGTATGACCCGGTCAAATTCGACATGGCGATGAGCGCCTATCGCAGTCCGCTGTTCAAAATCGGCGAACTCGTCATTTTGGCGCTGGTCGCGTATCACTCCATCAACGGTTTCCGAATCGTGATGATTGATTTTCTCGGCTGGACACCGCAGCAAAAACGCATGTTTTTCGCGACTGTAGCCCTGTCAATCGTCATTATCGCATTGGGTGGTTATCCAATCGTTGCTCCCTATTTTATTAATACTCTCGGTAATTAA
- a CDS encoding tetratricopeptide repeat protein, with translation MQAFLQQYKWLMLYGLALLGSAWYFRHTNRLKAFVRAGWPIGLLLSGFLWLLVLPSLYENGLFRDFSLNPYEVILHLIKIEKWLLSGTLVATVVLSVGLNVFSSALYGLLFPSAEKEILENTEALAQGQEQIKSGISETSEKMDKLLLQAGLDPRDVERYLKDLPIKNGERKTREKIQEWYDERKISATEKELLFVAVTAIYKYNKELSAEIKKLKAEGNTELASFLETIQKYFEEGNAGKIRDEYFLIEKQIEAEAEQKKIKALKESIKATQALFAIEATKDLYTELLALEPSAENYFNCAYFLQKQNSFRDAGDYYENALKKYREQEKENPDAFLPDVAMTLNNLANLHSDQHEYEAALNAFNEALSIYRQLARRNPDAFLPNVAMTLNNLANLHYAKHEYEAALNAYNEALEIRRQLARRNPDAFLPYVATTLNNLGLLHSDQHEYEAALNAFNEALSIYRQLARRNPDAFLPDVAMTLNNLATLHYAKHEYEAALNAYNEALEIRRQLARRNPDAFLPYVATTLNNLATLHYAKHEYEAALNAYNEALEIRRQLARRNPDAFLLYVATTLNNLATLHSDQHEYEAALNAYNEALEIRRQLARRNPDAFLPYVATTLNNLAILHSDKHEYEAALNAYNEALEIRRQLARRNPDAFLPYVATTLNNLAILHSDKHEYEAALNAYNEALEIRRQLTKENPSVYDIDYANTLILGAMLSDNNKSNLTEAKRLLEKYPHVYRAQELLKIIQELE, from the coding sequence ATGCAAGCATTTCTCCAACAATATAAATGGCTGATGCTTTACGGCCTTGCGCTCTTGGGAAGCGCGTGGTATTTCCGTCATACTAACCGGCTGAAAGCTTTTGTTCGTGCCGGTTGGCCGATCGGATTGCTTCTTTCCGGTTTTCTTTGGCTGCTTGTACTGCCTTCCCTCTATGAAAACGGACTGTTCCGCGATTTCAGCCTAAACCCTTATGAAGTCATTCTTCACCTGATAAAAATTGAAAAATGGCTTTTGTCGGGAACGCTGGTTGCGACGGTTGTTTTAAGCGTCGGGTTGAATGTGTTTTCATCGGCTTTATATGGCCTGTTATTTCCAAGTGCGGAGAAAGAAATACTTGAAAATACCGAAGCGTTAGCCCAAGGCCAAGAGCAGATAAAAAGCGGCATTTCGGAAACATCTGAAAAAATGGACAAGCTGCTGCTGCAAGCCGGCCTTGACCCGCGCGATGTTGAACGGTATTTGAAGGACTTACCGATAAAGAACGGCGAGCGCAAGACGAGAGAGAAAATTCAGGAATGGTATGACGAGCGGAAAATTTCGGCGACGGAAAAAGAATTGCTCTTTGTGGCCGTCACTGCTATTTATAAATATAATAAGGAGTTATCGGCGGAAATTAAGAAATTGAAGGCCGAAGGCAATACCGAGCTGGCCTCGTTTTTAGAGACGATTCAAAAATATTTTGAAGAAGGCAACGCCGGAAAAATAAGAGACGAGTATTTTTTAATAGAAAAACAAATAGAAGCGGAAGCCGAGCAAAAGAAAATCAAAGCCTTAAAAGAATCTATCAAAGCAACCCAAGCCCTTTTTGCCATCGAAGCGACAAAAGATTTATACACCGAGCTTCTCGCATTAGAACCTTCTGCGGAAAATTATTTTAACTGCGCCTACTTCTTGCAGAAACAGAATTCATTTCGTGATGCCGGCGATTATTATGAAAATGCCCTGAAAAAATACAGAGAGCAGGAAAAGGAGAATCCTGACGCTTTTTTGCCCGATGTTGCCATGACATTGAACAACTTGGCAAATTTGCATTCTGATCAACATGAATACGAAGCCGCCCTCAACGCTTTCAATGAAGCCTTAAGCATTTATAGACAACTCGCGCGGCGCAATCCTGACGCTTTTTTGCCCAATGTTGCCATGACATTGAACAACTTGGCAAATTTGCATTATGCTAAACATGAATACGAAGCCGCCCTCAACGCTTACAATGAAGCCTTAGAGATAAGACGACAACTCGCGCGGCGCAATCCTGACGCTTTTTTGCCTTATGTGGCTACTACATTGAACAACTTGGGACTTTTGCATTCTGATCAACATGAATACGAAGCCGCCCTCAACGCTTTCAATGAAGCCTTAAGCATTTATAGACAACTCGCGCGGCGCAATCCTGACGCTTTTTTGCCCGATGTTGCCATGACATTGAACAACTTGGCAACTTTGCATTATGCTAAACATGAATACGAAGCCGCCCTCAACGCTTACAATGAAGCCTTAGAGATAAGACGACAACTCGCGCGGCGCAATCCTGACGCTTTTTTGCCTTATGTGGCTACTACATTGAACAACTTGGCAACTTTGCATTATGCTAAACATGAATACGAAGCCGCCCTCAACGCTTACAATGAAGCCTTAGAGATAAGACGACAACTCGCGCGGCGCAATCCTGACGCTTTTTTGCTTTATGTGGCTACTACATTGAACAACTTGGCAACTTTGCATTCTGATCAACATGAATACGAAGCCGCCCTCAACGCTTACAATGAAGCCTTAGAGATAAGACGACAACTCGCGCGGCGCAATCCTGACGCTTTTTTGCCTTATGTGGCTACTACATTGAACAACTTGGCAATTTTGCACTCTGATAAACATGAATACGAAGCCGCCCTCAACGCTTACAATGAAGCCTTAGAGATAAGACGACAACTCGCGCGGCGCAATCCTGACGCTTTTTTGCCTTATGTGGCTACTACATTGAACAACTTGGCAATTTTGCACTCTGATAAACATGAATACGAAGCCGCCCTCAACGCTTACAATGAAGCCTTAGAGATAAGACGACAACTCACAAAGGAGAATCCAAGCGTTTATGATATTGATTATGCGAATACGCTAATTTTAGGCGCTATGCTATCGGACAACAATAAAAGCAATTTAACAGAAGCAAAAAGGCTGTTAGAGAAATATCCGCATGTGTATAGAGCGCAGGAGCTTTTAAAGATCATACAAGAATTGGAATAA
- a CDS encoding STAS/SEC14 domain-containing protein, whose amino-acid sequence MTATVSMDLSQHLVRIDFSGKLDVKDIIRSLKNLIENPDYQKGTSLLFDFSEAYIDADYYELDRLRNYISAICDFLGECKCAFVTHNNPSKVVIKLLSIMCEAYHLGFHAQIFEEQAAALKWLQAEDVNQLHQV is encoded by the coding sequence ATGACTGCCACTGTGAGTATGGATTTATCGCAGCATCTTGTAAGAATTGATTTTTCAGGAAAACTCGATGTTAAAGACATTATTCGTTCTTTAAAAAACTTGATAGAAAATCCAGACTATCAAAAGGGAACGAGCTTGTTGTTTGATTTTTCTGAAGCCTACATCGATGCGGATTATTATGAATTGGATCGATTGCGAAATTACATCAGTGCGATTTGTGATTTTTTGGGAGAATGTAAATGCGCGTTTGTCACCCACAACAATCCGTCAAAAGTTGTAATTAAACTGCTATCCATTATGTGCGAAGCGTATCATCTCGGTTTTCATGCGCAAATTTTTGAAGAACAGGCAGCTGCGCTAAAATGGCTGCAGGCTGAAGATGTGAATCAATTGCATCAAGTCTGA